In Neisseria perflava, the DNA window TGGCTTAACGATAGAAGATTTAACAGAAACCCTAGCACCATATTTAACAATGGCTGAAGGGCTAAAATTAGTTGCACTTACGTTCGATAAAGATATTTCGAAATTATCTTGTTGTGCAGGCTAAGGGAACTTTTTTAGGATTTTGAGATTTAAGTTATTTGAGGTCTGTAATGTAGACAGCTCAATCTACCTTAAAAAGGTCGTCTGAAAACCCTGTTTCCAAGTTTTCAGACGACCTTTCCTAATTACAGCAATTAATGTCGAATCAGCTTTACACCACGATGTTCACCAGTCTGCCCGGAACGACGATGATTTTCTTCGCAGGCTTGCCTTCCATGAATTTCACTGCGCCTTCGTTGGCAAGGGCGGCGGCTTCGAGGTCGGCTTTGGATGCGTCGGCGGCGACGGTGATTTTGCCGCGCAGTTTACCGTTGACTTGAACCATCACTTCGATTTCGGATTTGACCAAAGCGGCTTCATCGACTGTCGGCCAGCCTGCTTCCCACAGTTTCGCGCTGTTCAATTCGCTCCACAGGGTTTCGCAGATGTGTGGCACAATCGGCCACAGCAAGCGTACGGCGGCTTCCAATACTTCTTGAGCGACGGCGCGGCCTTGTTCGCTGCCGGTGTCGGTTTTATCGTATTGGTTGAGCAGTTCCATTACGGCGGCGATGGCGGTGTTGAACTGCTGACGGCGGCCGTAGTCGTCGCTGACTTTGGTGATAGTGGAATGCAGTTTGTGGCGCAGGTCTTTGAGTTCTTTAGACAAACCATCTTGGTTGCCTGCGAACGCTTTGACTGTTTCGCCTTGCTTCAAGTATTCGTAAACGGTACGCCACAGACGGCGCAGGAAGCGGTGTGCGCCTTCGACGCCGCTGTCGCTCCATTCGAGGGACTGTTCGGGCGGTGCGGCGAACATCATGAACAGGCGGGCGGTGTCTGCGCCGTAGGCGTTAATCAGTTCTTGCGGATCGACGCCGTTGTTTTTGGACTTGGACATTTTTTCCGTGCCGCTGATGACGACTGGCAGTCCGTCTGCTTTCAGAACGGCGGAAACAGGGCGGCCTTTGTCGTCAAAAGTCAGCTCGACATCGGCAGGGTTGATCCAGTCTTTGCCGCCTTTGTCGTTTTCGCGGTAGTAGGTTTCGCAAACGACCATGCCTTGCGTCAGCAGGCGTTCAAACGGTTCGTCAACATTGACCAAGCCTTCGTCGCGCATCAGTTTGGTGAAGAAACGCGCGTATAAGAGGTGCAGAATCGCGTGTTCGATGCCGCCGATGTATTGGTCGACCGCGCCCCAGTATTTTGCGGCTTTAGTCGATACCATGCCTTCTGCGAACTTGGGCGACATATAGCGGAAGAAATACCAGCTTGACTCCATGAAGGTGTCCATGGTGTCGGTTTCGCGTTTCGCCACGCCGCCGCAGCATGGGCAGGTGGTTTCGTAAAACTCGGGCATTTTTGCCAGCGGCGAACCCATGCCGTCGGGTACGACGTTTTCAGGCAGGACGACCGGCAGTTGGTCGGCTGGGACGGGTACGTCGCCGCATTTTTCGCAATGGATGATAGGAATCGGGCAGCCCCAGTAGCGTTGGCGCGAAATGCCCCAGTCGCGCAGGCGGTATTGGGTTTTCGGTTCACCTGCGTCTTGACTTTGCAGCTTGGCGGAGATGGCGTCGAAGGCCGTCTGAAAATTCATGCCGTCCAAGTCGTCGCTGTTGACCAAGACGCCGTTTTCTTTGTCGCCGTACCATTCTTGCCATTGGTTTGCGTCGAATGCGTTGTCGCCAACGGCAATGACTTGTTTTTTCGGAAGATTGTATTTGGTGGCGAACTCGAAATCGCGTTCGTCGTGCGCCGGAACAGCCATCACTGCGCCGTCGCCGTAGCCCCACAATACATAGTTGGCAATCCACACTTCCAGCTTGTCGCCGTTGAGCGGGTTGACGACGTAGCGGCCGGTCGGCACGCCTTTTTTCTCCATCGTCGCCATATCGGCTTCGGCAACCGAGCCGGCTTTGCATTCGGCGATAAATTCTTGCAATTCAGGTTTGTCGGCTGCGGCGGCGGTTGCCAGCGGATGCTCGGCGGCAACGGCAACATAAGTCGCGCCCATCAGCGTGTCAGGACGGGTAGTATAAACTTGCAGGAATTTCGCGTAATCGCCTTCCAAGCCTTGTTTGCTGTCGTCTGAAACGGCGAAGCGCACGGTCATGCCGCGAGATTTGCCGATCCAGTTGCGCTGCATGGTTTTGACTTGTTCAGGCCAGTGTTCCAGCTTGTCCAAATCATTGAGCAGCT includes these proteins:
- the leuS gene encoding leucine--tRNA ligase, with amino-acid sequence MQEHYQPAAIEPAAQKKWDDERIFNVSEDASKPKYYCLSMFPYPSGKLHMGHVRNYTIGDVLSRFKLLNGFNVMQPMGWDAFGMPAENAAMKNNVAPAAWTYDNIEYMKTQLKSLGFAIDWEREVATCKPEYYRWEQWLFTKLFEKGIVYRKNGTVNWDPVDQTVLANEQVIDGRGWRSGALIEKREIPMYYFKITDYAEELLNDLDKLEHWPEQVKTMQRNWIGKSRGMTVRFAVSDDSKQGLEGDYAKFLQVYTTRPDTLMGATYVAVAAEHPLATAAAADKPELQEFIAECKAGSVAEADMATMEKKGVPTGRYVVNPLNGDKLEVWIANYVLWGYGDGAVMAVPAHDERDFEFATKYNLPKKQVIAVGDNAFDANQWQEWYGDKENGVLVNSDDLDGMNFQTAFDAISAKLQSQDAGEPKTQYRLRDWGISRQRYWGCPIPIIHCEKCGDVPVPADQLPVVLPENVVPDGMGSPLAKMPEFYETTCPCCGGVAKRETDTMDTFMESSWYFFRYMSPKFAEGMVSTKAAKYWGAVDQYIGGIEHAILHLLYARFFTKLMRDEGLVNVDEPFERLLTQGMVVCETYYRENDKGGKDWINPADVELTFDDKGRPVSAVLKADGLPVVISGTEKMSKSKNNGVDPQELINAYGADTARLFMMFAAPPEQSLEWSDSGVEGAHRFLRRLWRTVYEYLKQGETVKAFAGNQDGLSKELKDLRHKLHSTITKVSDDYGRRQQFNTAIAAVMELLNQYDKTDTGSEQGRAVAQEVLEAAVRLLWPIVPHICETLWSELNSAKLWEAGWPTVDEAALVKSEIEVMVQVNGKLRGKITVAADASKADLEAAALANEGAVKFMEGKPAKKIIVVPGRLVNIVV